From a region of the Enterobacter cancerogenus genome:
- the yigI gene encoding acyl-CoA thioesterase YigI, translating to MSATLTADEALKLVGEIFVYHMPFNRALGLELERYEKAFAQLSFNNQPMMVGNWAQSILHGGVIASALDVAAGLVCVGSTLTRHDTINEDELRQRLSRMGTIDLRVDYLRPGRGNRFTCTSSLLRAGNKVAVARVELHNEEHLYIASATATYMVG from the coding sequence ATGTCTGCCACGCTTACCGCCGACGAAGCTTTGAAACTTGTGGGCGAGATTTTTGTTTACCACATGCCGTTTAACCGTGCGCTTGGACTGGAGCTGGAGCGTTATGAGAAAGCCTTTGCCCAGCTGAGCTTCAATAATCAGCCGATGATGGTGGGCAACTGGGCGCAAAGCATATTGCACGGCGGCGTGATTGCTTCCGCGCTGGACGTCGCGGCAGGCCTGGTCTGCGTTGGCAGTACGCTGACGCGCCATGACACCATTAACGAGGATGAACTGCGTCAGCGTTTATCGCGCATGGGAACCATCGATTTACGCGTCGACTACCTGCGTCCGGGGCGCGGAAACCGCTTCACCTGCACCAGCAGCCTGCTCCGTGCGGGCAACAAAGTGGCCGTCGCCCGCGTCGAGTTACATAACGAAGAACACCTGTATATCGCCAGCGCAACGGCCACTTATATGGTGGGTTGA
- the pldA gene encoding phospholipase A has translation MRTYLGWLIAAVSLPLTAYAQEATVKKVHDAPAVRGSIIANLLQEHDNPFTLYPYDTNYVIYTQTNDLNKEAISSYNWSDNARKDEVKFQLSLAFPFWRGIAGPNSVLGASYTQKSWWQLSNRGESSPFRETNYEPQLFLGFATDYEFAGWTLRDVEFGFNHDSNGRSDPTSRSWNRAYTRLMAQNGNFMVEVKPWYVVGDTDDNPDITKYMGYYQLKVGYQIGDAVLSAKGQYNWNTGYGGAELGLSYPMTKHVRLYTQVYSGYGESLIDYNFNQTRVGVGVMLNDIF, from the coding sequence ATGCGGACGTATCTGGGTTGGTTAATTGCGGCGGTTTCGCTGCCCCTCACAGCCTATGCGCAGGAAGCCACGGTTAAAAAGGTGCACGATGCGCCAGCCGTTCGCGGCAGTATCATCGCCAACCTGCTTCAGGAGCATGACAATCCGTTCACCCTTTATCCGTATGACACCAACTACGTCATTTACACCCAGACCAACGATCTCAACAAAGAGGCGATAAGTTCTTACAACTGGTCGGATAATGCGCGTAAAGACGAAGTGAAGTTCCAGCTAAGCCTCGCGTTTCCGTTCTGGCGCGGCATCGCCGGGCCTAACTCGGTGCTCGGTGCCTCTTATACCCAGAAATCCTGGTGGCAGCTCTCTAACCGTGGAGAATCGTCGCCGTTTCGTGAAACCAACTACGAGCCGCAGCTGTTCCTCGGCTTCGCAACCGATTATGAGTTTGCCGGCTGGACCCTGCGTGACGTTGAATTCGGTTTCAACCATGATTCCAACGGCCGTTCCGATCCCACCTCACGCAGCTGGAACCGCGCCTATACACGCCTGATGGCGCAGAACGGCAATTTCATGGTGGAAGTCAAACCGTGGTACGTCGTGGGCGATACCGACGATAACCCGGATATCACCAAATATATGGGTTACTATCAGCTTAAGGTTGGCTATCAGATCGGTGACGCAGTGCTGAGCGCTAAAGGCCAATACAACTGGAACACCGGCTACGGTGGCGCAGAACTGGGCTTAAGCTATCCTATGACCAAACACGTGCGCCTCTACACCCAGGTTTACAGCGGTTACGGCGAGTCGCTTATCGATTACAACTTCAACCAGACCCGCGTCGGTGTGGGCGTGATGTTAAACGATATTTTCTAA
- a CDS encoding YbjP/YqhG family protein has translation MMLNRLLIVVLILMLPGCTHQQNDTPEAATRSFYQQYLQAFANFDPADAAHSPLADDSPLLRKFVSSGTRFRIAEIHQIYEQEILEADYFTYCQDYAPEWIEQLEVGKAVMQPGGAVLPVYIGIGETKPLQLMVWLRQEDKSWKIYRVRDVTHNYEQHIFDDAAINAARASSR, from the coding sequence ATGATGTTAAATAGACTGTTGATCGTCGTGCTTATCCTTATGTTGCCCGGCTGCACTCATCAGCAGAACGACACGCCAGAAGCAGCGACGCGATCGTTTTATCAGCAATACCTTCAGGCATTCGCCAATTTTGATCCTGCGGATGCAGCACACTCTCCGCTCGCCGATGATTCCCCGCTTCTCAGAAAATTTGTCTCTTCCGGGACGAGGTTCCGGATAGCTGAGATCCACCAAATTTATGAACAGGAGATCCTGGAAGCCGATTATTTCACCTACTGTCAGGATTACGCACCAGAATGGATAGAGCAACTGGAGGTGGGTAAAGCAGTGATGCAGCCGGGCGGAGCAGTCCTTCCGGTTTATATTGGGATTGGGGAGACAAAGCCGCTGCAACTCATGGTCTGGCTCAGGCAGGAGGATAAAAGCTGGAAAATTTATCGGGTAAGAGATGTCACCCATAATTACGAACAACATATTTTTGATGATGCTGCGATTAATGCCGCCAGAGCCAGCTCCCGGTAA
- the recQ gene encoding ATP-dependent DNA helicase RecQ, with translation MAQAEVLNQESLAKQVLHETFGYQQFRPGQETIIETVLEGRDCLVVMPTGGGKSLCYQVPALVLNGLTVVVSPLISLMKDQVDQLLANGVAAACLNSTQTREQQQDVMAGCRNGQIRLLYIAPERLMLDNFLDHLAHWNPVLLAVDEAHCISQWGHDFRPEYAALGQLRQRFPELPFMALTATADDTTRLDIVRLLGLNDPFIQVSSFDRPNIRYMLMEKFKPLDQLLRYVQEQRGKSGIIYCNSRAKVEDTAARLQNRGFSAAAYHAGLENHIRADVQEKFQRDDLQIVVATVAFGMGINKPNVRFVVHFDIPRNIESYYQETGRAGRDGLPAEAMLFYDPADMAWLRRCLEEKPQGQLQDIERHKLNAMGAFAEAQTCRRLVLLNYFGEGRQEPCGNCDICLDPPKQYDGLMDARKALSTIYRVNQRFGMGYVVEVLRGANNQRIRDMGHDKLPVYGIGKDQSHEHWVSIIRQLIHMGFATQNIAQHSALQLTEAARPVLRGEIELKLAVPRVIALKPRVMQKSYGGNYDRKLFAKLRKLRKAIADEENIPPYVVFNDATLIEMAEQMPLSAGEMLSVNGVGTRKLERFGKEFMALIRSHADGDDEE, from the coding sequence GTGGCGCAGGCGGAAGTATTGAATCAGGAGTCGCTGGCTAAACAGGTTTTGCATGAAACCTTTGGCTACCAGCAGTTCCGCCCCGGCCAGGAAACCATCATTGAAACCGTGCTGGAAGGCCGCGATTGTCTGGTGGTCATGCCGACCGGCGGCGGTAAATCGCTCTGCTATCAGGTACCCGCGCTGGTGCTTAACGGCCTGACGGTGGTGGTATCGCCCCTTATCTCGCTGATGAAAGACCAGGTTGACCAGCTGCTTGCCAACGGCGTGGCGGCGGCCTGTCTTAACTCCACGCAGACCCGCGAACAGCAGCAGGACGTCATGGCTGGCTGCCGTAACGGGCAGATCCGCCTGCTGTACATCGCGCCGGAACGCCTGATGCTGGATAACTTCCTCGATCACCTGGCGCACTGGAATCCGGTGCTGCTGGCGGTGGATGAAGCGCACTGTATCTCCCAGTGGGGTCACGATTTCCGTCCGGAATATGCCGCGCTTGGCCAGCTGCGTCAGCGCTTCCCCGAGCTGCCGTTTATGGCGCTCACCGCCACCGCCGATGACACCACCCGCCTTGATATCGTTCGGCTGCTGGGCCTTAACGATCCGTTTATTCAGGTCAGCAGCTTCGACCGCCCGAACATCCGCTACATGCTGATGGAGAAGTTCAAACCGCTGGATCAGCTCTTACGCTACGTCCAGGAGCAGCGCGGCAAGTCGGGCATCATCTACTGCAACAGCCGTGCGAAGGTGGAAGACACCGCCGCGCGTCTGCAAAACCGTGGCTTTAGCGCCGCGGCCTATCATGCCGGGTTAGAAAACCACATCCGCGCCGACGTGCAGGAAAAATTCCAGCGCGACGATCTGCAAATCGTCGTCGCCACGGTGGCGTTCGGTATGGGGATTAACAAGCCCAACGTGCGCTTTGTGGTGCATTTCGACATTCCGCGCAATATCGAATCCTACTATCAGGAAACGGGCCGCGCCGGGCGTGACGGCCTGCCTGCGGAAGCGATGCTGTTTTACGATCCGGCGGATATGGCGTGGCTGCGCCGCTGTCTGGAAGAGAAGCCCCAGGGCCAGCTGCAGGATATCGAGCGCCACAAGCTCAATGCGATGGGCGCGTTTGCCGAAGCGCAAACCTGCCGTCGTCTGGTGCTGCTCAACTACTTTGGCGAAGGGCGACAGGAGCCGTGCGGCAACTGCGATATCTGCCTCGATCCACCGAAGCAGTACGATGGCCTGATGGACGCGCGCAAGGCGCTCTCAACCATCTACCGCGTGAATCAGCGCTTCGGGATGGGCTACGTGGTGGAAGTGCTGCGTGGCGCGAACAACCAGCGTATCCGTGATATGGGCCACGACAAGCTACCCGTCTACGGCATCGGCAAAGACCAGAGCCACGAGCACTGGGTCAGCATTATCCGCCAGCTGATCCACATGGGGTTCGCCACGCAAAACATTGCTCAACACTCCGCGCTTCAGCTTACCGAAGCGGCGCGTCCGGTGCTGCGCGGTGAAATTGAACTCAAGCTCGCCGTGCCGCGCGTTATTGCTCTGAAGCCGCGTGTGATGCAGAAATCCTACGGCGGAAACTATGACCGCAAGCTGTTCGCCAAGCTGCGTAAGCTGCGTAAAGCCATTGCCGACGAAGAGAACATTCCGCCTTATGTGGTCTTTAACGACGCAACGCTGATAGAGATGGCCGAGCAGATGCCGCTCAGCGCCGGTGAAATGCTCAGCGTTAACGGTGTCGGCACGCGCAAGCTCGAGCGATTCGGCAAGGAGTTTATGGCGCTTATTCGCTCTCATGCCGATGGTGATGATGAGGAGTAG
- the rhtC gene encoding threonine export protein RhtC produces the protein MLMLFLTVALVHIVALMSPGPDFFFVSQTAVSRSRKEAMMGVLGITMGVMVWAAVALLGLNLILAKMAWLHNIIMVGGGLYLCWMGYQMLRGALKKEEKKPEEPKVELATGGRSFVKGLLTNLANPKAIIYFGSVFSLFVGDNVGAGARWGIFLLIVVETFAWFTVVASLFALPAMRRGYQRIAKWIDGFAGALFAGFGIHLIISR, from the coding sequence ATGTTAATGCTATTTCTCACCGTGGCATTAGTGCACATCGTTGCGCTGATGAGCCCCGGCCCTGACTTTTTCTTCGTATCGCAAACTGCCGTCAGCCGCTCCCGCAAAGAGGCGATGATGGGCGTACTCGGCATTACCATGGGTGTCATGGTGTGGGCGGCGGTGGCGCTGCTTGGCCTGAACCTGATTCTGGCGAAGATGGCCTGGCTGCATAACATCATCATGGTCGGCGGCGGCCTGTATCTGTGCTGGATGGGCTACCAGATGCTGCGCGGCGCGCTGAAGAAAGAAGAGAAAAAGCCGGAAGAGCCGAAGGTAGAACTGGCGACCGGCGGCCGCAGCTTTGTGAAAGGGCTGCTGACCAACCTGGCGAACCCGAAGGCGATTATCTATTTCGGTTCCGTGTTCTCGCTGTTCGTGGGCGATAACGTCGGCGCAGGCGCGCGCTGGGGGATCTTCCTGCTGATCGTGGTAGAAACTTTTGCGTGGTTTACCGTGGTCGCCAGCCTGTTTGCGTTACCGGCCATGCGCCGCGGCTACCAGCGCATCGCGAAGTGGATCGACGGCTTTGCCGGCGCGCTGTTCGCCGGCTTTGGCATCCACCTTATCATTTCCCGCTAA
- the rhtB gene encoding homoserine/homoserine lactone efflux protein codes for MTFEWWFAYLLTSIILSLSPGSGAINTMTTSINHGYRGAVASIAGLQTGLGIHIMLVGIGLGTLFSRSVLAFEVLKWAGAAYLIWLGIQQWRAAGSIDLNTLAQTQTRGRLFKRAVFVNLTNPKSIVFLAALFPQFIVPHQPQVMQYVVLGATTIIVDIIVMIGYATLAQRIAAWIKGPKQMKALNKVFGSLFMLVGALLASARHA; via the coding sequence ATGACCTTCGAGTGGTGGTTCGCGTACCTGCTGACATCCATCATCCTCAGCCTTTCCCCTGGCTCTGGCGCCATCAACACCATGACCACCTCTATTAACCACGGGTATCGCGGCGCGGTTGCCTCTATTGCCGGTTTACAAACCGGGCTGGGCATCCACATCATGCTGGTGGGGATTGGTCTGGGAACGCTGTTCTCCCGCTCGGTGCTGGCATTTGAGGTGCTGAAATGGGCCGGTGCGGCATACCTGATTTGGCTGGGTATTCAGCAGTGGCGCGCGGCAGGCTCGATTGACCTGAACACGCTCGCCCAGACGCAAACCCGTGGCCGTCTGTTTAAACGGGCGGTTTTTGTGAACCTGACTAACCCGAAAAGCATCGTCTTTCTTGCCGCCCTGTTCCCGCAGTTTATCGTGCCGCATCAGCCACAGGTGATGCAGTATGTGGTGCTCGGCGCGACGACCATCATTGTCGATATCATCGTGATGATTGGCTACGCGACGCTGGCCCAGCGGATTGCGGCGTGGATTAAAGGGCCTAAACAGATGAAGGCCCTGAACAAGGTATTTGGTTCGCTGTTTATGCTGGTGGGCGCGCTGCTTGCGTCAGCGCGTCATGCTTAG
- the pldB gene encoding lysophospholipase L2: MFQQKKDWETRENAFAAFSMGPLTDFWRQREEDEFTGVGDVPVRFVRFRNEKNDRVVVVCPGRIESYVKYAELAYDLVHTGFDVLIIDHRGQGLSGRMLPDTHRGHVDNFSDYVDDLAAFWQQEVEPGPWRKRYILAHSMGGAISTLFLQRHEHQCDAIALTAPMYGIVIRFPDWMVRHILDWAEGHQRIREGYAIGTGRWRALPFAINVLTHSRQRYRRNLRFYADEPRLRVGGPTWHWVREGILAGEQVLAGVANDATPTLLIQAEEERVVDNRMHDRFCELRAAAGHPCEGGKPLVINGAYHEILFEKDDMRSVALNAIVEFFNRHN, encoded by the coding sequence ATGTTTCAGCAGAAAAAGGACTGGGAAACTCGAGAAAACGCATTTGCTGCTTTCTCTATGGGGCCGCTGACCGACTTCTGGCGTCAGCGTGAGGAAGATGAGTTTACGGGCGTGGGTGATGTTCCGGTACGTTTCGTGCGTTTTCGCAACGAGAAAAACGATCGTGTGGTTGTCGTCTGTCCCGGACGCATCGAGAGCTATGTTAAATATGCGGAACTGGCCTATGACCTGGTTCACACCGGTTTTGATGTTCTGATCATCGATCACCGCGGGCAGGGGCTTTCCGGGCGCATGTTGCCGGACACCCATCGCGGCCACGTGGATAATTTCAGCGATTATGTCGACGATTTGGCCGCCTTCTGGCAGCAGGAAGTGGAGCCGGGCCCGTGGCGTAAGCGCTATATCCTGGCGCACTCTATGGGTGGCGCTATCTCTACGCTCTTTTTGCAACGCCATGAACACCAGTGCGATGCCATTGCGCTGACCGCGCCGATGTATGGCATTGTCATTCGTTTTCCTGACTGGATGGTGCGCCACATTCTCGACTGGGCTGAGGGCCATCAGCGCATTCGAGAGGGGTATGCCATCGGCACAGGGCGGTGGCGTGCGCTGCCGTTTGCCATCAACGTGCTGACCCACAGCCGGCAGCGCTATCGCCGTAATCTGCGTTTTTATGCCGATGAACCACGCTTGCGCGTCGGTGGCCCTACCTGGCACTGGGTGCGGGAAGGTATCCTTGCGGGTGAACAGGTGCTGGCAGGCGTGGCGAATGACGCCACCCCGACATTGTTAATCCAGGCGGAAGAGGAGCGTGTGGTCGATAACCGCATGCATGACCGCTTTTGTGAACTGCGCGCCGCCGCCGGACACCCTTGTGAAGGGGGTAAACCGCTGGTCATAAACGGCGCGTACCATGAGATCCTTTTCGAAAAGGACGACATGCGCTCAGTCGCGCTTAACGCCATCGTTGAATTTTTCAACAGGCATAACTGA
- the yigL gene encoding sugar/pyridoxal phosphate phosphatase YigL, producing MYQVVASDLDGTLLSPDHTLSPYAKETLKLLTARGVNFVFATGRHHVDVGQIRDNLEIKAYMITSNGARVHDTDGNLIFTHNLDRDIATDLFGVVNNNPNIVTNVYRDDEWFMNRHRPDEMRFFKEAVFNYSLYEPGLLDPEGISKVFFTCENHEELLPLEQAINARWGDRVNVSFSTLTCLEVMAGGVSKGHALEAVAKRLGFGLKDCIAFGDGMNDAEMLSMAGKGCIMQNAHQRLKDLHPELEVIGTNGDNAVPKYLRKLFLE from the coding sequence ATGTACCAGGTTGTCGCATCTGATTTAGATGGCACGCTGCTTTCGCCCGACCACACCCTGTCGCCTTACGCGAAAGAGACCTTAAAACTCCTGACCGCCCGTGGCGTGAACTTTGTGTTCGCCACTGGCCGCCACCACGTAGACGTGGGGCAGATCCGCGATAACCTGGAGATCAAAGCCTACATGATTACCTCCAACGGTGCGCGCGTGCACGACACCGATGGCAACCTGATCTTTACCCATAACCTCGACCGCGACATCGCCACCGACCTCTTCGGCGTGGTGAACAACAACCCGAATATCGTCACCAACGTGTACCGTGACGACGAGTGGTTTATGAACCGCCACCGCCCGGACGAGATGCGTTTCTTCAAGGAAGCCGTGTTTAACTACTCCCTGTACGAACCGGGCCTGCTGGATCCGGAAGGGATCAGCAAAGTGTTCTTTACCTGCGAAAACCACGAAGAGCTGCTGCCGCTGGAGCAGGCGATTAATGCGCGCTGGGGCGACCGGGTGAACGTCAGCTTCTCAACGCTGACCTGTCTGGAAGTGATGGCGGGCGGGGTCTCTAAAGGCCATGCGCTGGAAGCGGTAGCCAAACGTCTGGGCTTCGGGCTGAAAGACTGTATCGCCTTTGGCGACGGCATGAACGATGCTGAGATGCTCTCTATGGCGGGCAAAGGCTGCATCATGCAGAACGCGCACCAGCGCCTGAAAGATCTGCATCCTGAGCTGGAAGTCATCGGTACCAACGGCGACAACGCGGTGCCGAAGTACCTGCGCAAACTGTTTCTTGAATAA